A window of Babesia microti strain RI chromosome III, complete genome contains these coding sequences:
- a CDS encoding hypothetical protein (overlaps_old_locusTagID:BBM_III04740), with translation MIPVDMLNAVALSQDGNAESSAFMYNMVTCDQINLQLSYQIFVEMSRVSMDSCLLPSIPCNIFNTLYQLNNRKDINNPNWRNSVTSCAEYEQYINAIRFYGYTLLVKVVQNKYSQLDCECVKKDLEGFLVANNTVVSEYSILVCQKLAQYITAIALQNWPNDWTNFIQFFISSIHNQYQTLIFLYFITEISQELNEDANNTIPYNKKIKIATVLKLNIMQVLQYLQQIADLDNEVIKSAWISAYRNLSGVVPGELMMLHAELLKFKLLDQKYKHHKIDILYTMYNMGNNLEFKIVNDYKHLDNYVKIITSFSFECVNQGLFSYESASDIIEEQRIIANTVRNLVDKNFSNLQTHLEWPRIYALFSQGIVPLISHPSMDIAIIGMDACNVYIRRLYSGKYTLGPEDVSHFVAAIYLRILRFANPAVTIDSKIVSLLDNFVQLMYKQLLGIKIGDWSSLVSNNYQLNDTMVTIGSVGEDPVYSDFNAKFAILRSKSSSCLVTLANVNPHLLNHSIKTLVEIAKLAFTSQAFTDDFNFKLDPGNQKAITWLVPKYIIYEAICHVFESLISRVSFDCNSANEWVAFAKIFYCEMLRVDFKSSSSGVVVTLLENRKLEFISNTANYLLYQTVSIEEVLDYLFSLISDISEPKIVSIGNQKSPSKIAANALTTVCKTCSDIIPNLIQLIVDKLTNLLQVPQLNQNFIAETLILSISCLKNPSAKRPLVESIISPQIAKFVSFKHFMSDCDTMLTALFGTNPTSNSGRLLVKAVPEFKDTLKRGLIQITGMLKRMDLQEMAILNCINQMLPIMSDLMFSFVNIWNPQNIEQSTWEWRKPLLCPGVEELETFQWFSSAVSATQIVKLLFPCGDLPPDFVLSARHDLFSIRSSLFKLLGTCSPLYTAESLDKFKSIIAMSYKWMPFSQQSMMLRHFILPLFSDDVLYHLYMCGRISFLEPFGSIIFQVEKLNSEWLSLRHLKRYLENANDSSGVSREKYINLYYMRVHACIENCSLMLSIINASTKWPKDVDGNYVSFKKKIFESIGNNIIQILINSLLWPHVDTILEGLRLIRQYLKASMSISEMFQETKAQFQYNGIEIAKALFNIMFTPRDFDPLHLGISNEENVNTEFKHFFSLKQKGDGRCFIQAFTLTIFTIYDILFKITPSTATQQLIHSLQGLLCNADNAIFTTEECDEFLHLISEQKSIEAKSMLRVNVKIAVEIKRGEFGHKMSIQHKKISDNDRWKCNSIFDPKVPEYDTSLEGEESFLGESILSLLLE, from the exons ATGATTCCTGTTGACATGTTAAATGCCGTCGCATTGAGCCAAGATGGCAATGCAGAATCTTCGGCATTTATGTACAACATGGTCACTTGCGATCAAATTAATCTGCAATTGTCTTAccaaatttttgtagaGATGTCGCGAGTTTCCATGGATTCTTGTTTGTTGCCCTCAATTCCatgcaatatatttaacactCTATACCAGTTGAACAATCGCAAAGATATTAATAATCCTAATTGGCGCAACAGCGTCACCAGTTGTGCAGAATATgaacaatatatcaatgctATCAGATTTTATGGATACACATTACTCGTCAAAGTAGTCCAAAATAAGTACAGCCAATTAGACTGTGAGTGTGTTAAGAAGGATTTGGAAGGGTTTTTAGTGGCAAACAATACAGTTGTTAGTGAATATTCTATACTTGTTTGTCAAAAGTTGGCACAGTATATTACGGCAATCGCTCTCCAAAATTGGCCAAATGACTGGACAAACTTCATCCAATTCTTCATATCATCAATCCATAACCAATACCAAACACTGATATTCCTATATTTTATCACTGAGATTTCACAGGAACTTAATGAAGATGCTAATAATACGATCCCCTACAACAAGAAAATCAAAATTGCTACAGTACTTAAGTTGAACATAATGCAAGTTTTGCAATACCTTCAACAAATAGCAGATTTAGATAATGAAGTTATCAAATCCGCATGGATTTCTGCCTATAG AAATTTGAGTGGCGTCGTGCCAGGTGAATTAATGATGTTACATGCCGAGCTgttaaaattcaaattgttagaTCAAAAATACAAACATCACAAAATAGacattttatatactatGTACAACATGGGCAACAATCTtgaattcaaaattgtgaATGACTACAAGCACCTGGATAACTATGTCAAGATCATCACATCTTTCTCATTTGAATGTGTGAATCAGGGTCTATTTAGCTATGAATCCGCTAGTGATATTATTGAGGAGCAGAGGATTATCGCAAATACTGTTAGGAATCTTGTAGATAAGAACTTTTCCAACCTACAAACTCACCTGGAATGGCCTAGGATTTATGCACTGTTTAGCCAAGGCATAGTACCATTGATAAGCCACCCCTCAATGGATATTGCAATTATAGGTATGGATGCATGCAATGTGTATATTAGGAGATTGTATTCGGGAAAGTATACACTTGGTCCGGAAGATGTTAGTCATTTTGTAGCGGCAATTTACCTTAGGATACTAAGGTTTGCCAATCCAGCAGTTACAATTGATTCCAAAATTGTTAGTTTGCTTGATAACTTCGTGCAATTGATGTATAAACAGCTTCTTGGTATTAAAATTGGTGATTGGAGTAGCCTAGTGTCTAACAACTATCAGTTAAATGACACGATGGTTACTATTGGCAGTGTGGGCGAAGATCCCGTTTACAGTGATTTTAACGCAAAATTCGCCATTTTGCGCTCTAAAAGCTCGTCTTGTCTAGTCACCCTAGCAAATGTTAACCCTCATTTACTTAATCACTCAATTAAGACATTGGTAGAAATTGCTAAGTTGGCGTTCACTTCCCAGGCATTCACTGAtgattttaatttcaaacTAGATCCAGGGAATCAAAAGGCGATTACTTGGCTTGTACCCaagtatataatttacGAGGCAATTTGTCATGTTTTTGAATCTCTTATATCCAGAGTATCATTTGATTGCAACAGCGCTAACGAGTGGGTTGCATTCGCTAAGATCTTTTATTGCGAAATGCTTAGGGTTGATTTCAAATCATCCAGCTCTGGTGTTGTGGTTACACTGCTAGAAAATAGGAAATTGGAATTCATCAGCAACACTGCTAATTATTTGCTGTACCAAACGGTGTCAATTGAGGAAGTGCTTGACTATCttttttcattaataaGCGATATTAGTGAACCTAAAATTGTGTCTATTGGTAACCAAAAATCTCCTAGCAAAATCGCAGCCAATGCGTTAACCACTGTATGTAAGACTTGCAGTGATATTATCCCAAACCTTATCCAACTGATTGTGGACAAATTGACCAATTTGTTGCAGGTTCCTCAATTGAATCAAAACTTCATAGCAGAAACACTGATATTGTCTATATCTTGTTTGAAAAATCCCAGCGCCAAGAGACCATTAGTGGAATCTATTATCTCGCCacaaattgcaaaattcgTTTCGTTTAAGCACTTTATGTCTGATTGTGATACAATGCTCACTGCTTTATTTGGTACTAATCCAACAAGTAATTCGGGTAGATTGCTAGTGAAAGCGGTACCGGAATTCAAAGATACATTGAAAAGAGGATTGATTCAGATTACAGGCATGCTCAAACGCATGGATTTGCAGGAAATGGCTATCCttaattgtattaatcAGATGCTACCAATAATGAGCGACCTGATGTTTTCATTCGTCAACATATGGAATCCCCAA AATATTGAACAGAGCACTTGGGAATGGAGGAAGCCTCTACTATGTCCTGGAGTTGAAGAATTGGAGACTTTTCAGTGGTTTTCATCAGCTGTGTCCGCAACACAAATTGTAAAGTTGTTATTCCCTTGCGGCGATTTGCCTCCCGATTTTGTTTTATCTGCTAGGCATGATTTGTTTAGCATTCGCTCATCATTGTTCAAGCTATTAGGAACTTGTTCGCCCCTTTATACCGCCGAATCacttgataaatttaagtCCATAATTGCCATGTCCTACAAGTGGATGCCGTTTTCACAGCAATCAATGATGTTGAGGCATTTTATATTACCCTTGTTTTCAGATGATGTTCTGTACCATTTATACATGTGTGGCAGGATTTCATTCCTTGAACCCTTTGGTTCTATTATTTTCCAG GTTGAAAAATTGAACAGTGAATGGCTCAGTCTTAGACATCTAAAGCgatatttggaaaatgcAAATGATAGTTCGGGCGTTTCCAGGGAAAAGTACATCAATCTGTACTATATGAGAGTTCATGCATGTATCGAAAATTGCTCATTGAtgttatcaataataaacGCCTCAACAAAGTGGCCCAAGGATGTCGATGGTAATTATGTGTCTTTTAAGAAAAAGATTTTTGAGTCTATtggtaataatattatccaaatattaataaatagtttGTTATGGCCTCATGTTGATACAATACTTGAGGGATTGAGACTCATACGTCAATATTTAAAGGCTTCCATGAGCATCTCCGAGATGTTTCAAGAAACTAAGGCGCAATTCCAGTACAACGGTATTGAAATTGCGAAAGCATTGTTTAACATAATGTTCACACCTCGCGACTTCGATCCTTTGCATTTAGGGATTTCAAATGAAGAAAATGTCAATACAGAGTTTAAACATTTCTTCTCGTTGAAACAGAAAGGAGATGGACGTTGCTTTATTCAGGCTTTCACACTCACAATTTTTACCATCTATGATATCCTCTTTAAGATAACTCCCTCTACAGCAACACAACAATTAATACACTCGTTGCAAGGCTTGTTGTGTAACGCCGATAATGCTATATTTACGACCGAAGAGTGTGACGAATTTTTGCACTTGATTTCTGAGCAAAAGTCAATCGAGGCCAAGTCTATGTTGAGGGTGAATGTTAAAATCGCAGTTGAAATTAAGCGAGGTGAATTTGGCCACAAGATGTCTATTCAACataaaaaaatatctgATAATGATCGATGGAAGTGTAATAGTATCTTTGATCCAAAAGTTCCAG AATACGACACTAGTCTAGAGGGAGAGGAATCATTCTTGGGTGAATCCATTCTGTCGCTACTTTTGGAGTAA
- a CDS encoding Transcription factor IIIB 90 kDa subunit (overlaps_old_locusTagID:BBM_III04745) — MVVKSSNCKYCAFERIEYCDEQGETLCINCGAVLEERGMVELLQYSETPSGGSAIVGQFLPTVGCRHVTLAFGSKQSRGQIIQRGYSNIQRIAGYLHLSTQHVEAAQRIYLLAVQRSFTIGRNNLHVAACCLYIICRREKTPHLLIDFSDVLQTPVKILGQIFMKLVRLLHISVPNVDPSIFFERFASQLKIKDKIRQITATGIRLIQAMDRDWLCTGRRPTGLCGAALVVASRYHGVPLSESAVANVVRISNYTIIKRLSEFKLTATARLTRGDFERLDLTELPQLSLPPCLRSSAPNLVVTDLDSAHTDCGRSESGLTDIRSISVKDFSVVNASTPSIANSSVINGSIDGGSVNGDGDKICELDTLFSVDDSMDNSNDVLGDTLENSLVAESLICSEPMKSSPGGSMESDSTCETMYEPPIVPQEMIDSVKETLLRHQEKQRAIETMLDNFNSYIESSEPNSECETDETISEPDEEDELVISQMILTDKERECKATIWDEMTRDVMPHVWRRLQERQKRASTEHKRKYVKRKIQYPEASNAAESVKMALERHGKGLVKRLNYNALYSLLT; from the exons ATGGTCGTCAAAAGCTCCAACTGTAAGTATTGTGCGTTTGAAAGGATCGAGTATTGCGATGAACAGGGTGAGACTTTGTGCATCAACTGTGGCGCCGTCCTCGAGGAACGTGGAATGGTTGAACTTCTGCAATACTCTGAGACCCCTTCCGGAGGTTCGGCAATTGTTGGACAGTTTTTACCCACTGTTGGATGCAGGCATGTAACTTTGGCTTTTGGCTCCAAGCAGAGCAGGGgtcaaattattcaaaGGGGTTACAGCAATATACAACGCATAGCTGGATACCTTCACCTATCAACCCAGCATGTAGAGGCTGCGCAACGCATTTATTTGCTGGCAGTTCAACGTAGTTTTACAATCGGCCGAAACAATCTTCATGTAGCTGCATGTTGTCTTTACATTATTTGCCGGAGGGAAAAGACACCACATCTGTTAATTGACTTCTCAGATGTATTACAAACACCAGTCAAAATACTTGGACAgatttttatgaaattagTGCGTTTGCTTCATATCTCAGTTCCAAACGTCGATCCATCTATCTTCTTCGAGCGATTCGCTAGCCAGCTAAAAATCAAAGATAAAATTAGACAGATAACTGCAACGGGGATAAGATTGATTCAGGCAATGGACAGGGATTGGCTCTGTACCGGTAGGAGGCCTACTGGCCTTTGCGGTGCTGCATTGGTTGTAGCTTCTAGATATCATGGAGTTCCACTTTCTGAATCAGCAGTGGCTAATGTTGTTagaatatcaaattatacaattattaagAGATTGTcagaatttaaattgacTGCTACAGCCAGATTAACTAGGGGAGATTTTGAACGCCTTGATCTCACCGAATTACCGCAGCTATCCTTGCCCCCATGCCTAAGAAGCTCAGCCCCTAATCTAGTCGTAACGGACCTCGATTCTGCACATACAGACTGTGGGCGATCTGAATCAGGATTAACTGATATTCGCAGCATTTCTGTCAAAGACTTTTCAGTGGTGAACGCCAGCACTCCCTCCATTGCTAATTCCAGTGTCATTAATGGATCAATAGACGGTGGTTCAGTCAATGGTGATGGTGATAAAATATGCGAGTTGGACACGTTGTTTTCTGTGGATGATTCGATGGATAATAGCAATGATGTACTTGGGGATACTTTGGAAAATTCTTTGGTAGCGGAATCTTTGATTTGCAGCGAACCCATGAAGAGCAGCCCCGGTGGGTCGATGGAATCAGATTCCACTTGTGAAACCATGTATGAGCCCCCGATAGTGCCACAAGAGATGATAGATAGTGTTAAAGAAACGTTGCTACGGCATCAAGAAAAGCAAAGGGCCATTGAAACTATGTTGGACAATTTTAACTCTTAT ATAGAATCTTCAGAACCAAATAGCGAATGTGAAACCGACGAGACCATCAGTGAACCTGATGAAGAAGATGAGCTAGTAATCTCCCAAATGATACTAACTGATAAGGAGAGGGAGTGTAAGGCCACTATCTGGGATGAGATGACCAGAGATGTAATGCCACATGTATGGCGTAGGTTGCAAGAGAGACAAAAGCGTGCCTCTACAGAGCATAAGCGGAAATATGTCAAGAGGAAGATACAGTATCCAGAGGCCTCGAATGCAGCTGAGTCAGTTAAAATGGCTTTGGAACGTCATGGCAAGGGATTGGTTAAACGATTAAACTACAATGCTTTATATTCACTACTTACATGA
- a CDS encoding syntaxin, Qa-SNARE family (SYN2) (overlaps_old_locusTagID:BBM_III04750) — translation MYETTLPESVHHVGLGDSNSNVPNYSNIINENIIAIKLDLKFAKNNIENIDAQVVSKPIIESIRSTLQNIFDTVISTEKLFATWNKDALKSSDRTQLEGLESEFKKLVEEVQVVSTCVKKAAHNVTLAKSQSLKSSITATNTLTNTLGYSISSLSTVNLEIGGNNSFGSEIDLHDNMDLFQYDCFQNEECPLLEDSIINERNSGIKRINGQVSRINQMFNSLSSIIAHQGEDIDLIHNTVRVAKDDSLETLDEIEWVRKLKRKRTKRLLILFAVVFVICFSIIKYH, via the exons ATGTACGAAACCACATTGCCAGAAAGTGTCCATCATGTTGGTTTGGGGGATAGTAATTCCAACGTTCCTAATTATTCTAACataattaatgaaaatataattgcCATAAAACTTGACCTCAAGTTTGCCAAGAACAAT ATTGAAAACATAGATGCCCAAGTGGTCTCCAAACCTATAATTGAATCAATACGTTCAACGCTGCAAAACATTTTCGACACTGTAATATCAACAGAAAAACTCTTCGCAAC ATGGAACAAAGATGCATTAAAATCTTCCGACCGGACCCAACTGGAGGGATTGGAGTCTGAATTCAAGAAATTG GTTGAAGAAGTTCAAGTGGTGTCTACATGTGTAAAAAAAGCTGCCCATAATGTTACATTGGCAAAATCGCAAAGTCtgaaatcatcaattaCAGCAACTAACACTCTAACAAATACTTTAGGTTATAGTATAAGTTCTTTAAGCACtgtaaatttggaaatagGCGGTAACAATTCCTTCGGTTCCGAAATTGATTTACACGATAATATGGATTTATTCCAATATGACTGCTTCCAAAACGAAGAATGCCCACTATTAGAG GATTCAATTATCAATGAGCGAAACTCCGGTATTAAACGCATAAATGGACAAGTTTCGAGG ATAAATCAGATGTTCAACAGTTTAAGTAGTATTATTGCGCACCAGGGTGAGGATATTGATTTGATCCACAATACGGTGAGGGTTGCTAAAGACGATTCTCTGGAGACTTTAGATGAGATAGAATGGGTGAGGAAGTTAAAGAGGAAGAGGACAAA GCGACTGTTGATTTTATTTGCCGTAGTATTTGTAATATGTTTCTCAATCATCAAGTATCACTGA
- a CDS encoding conserved Plasmodium protein, unknown function (overlaps_old_locusTagID:BBM_III04755) — translation MNQELTSQEDNGLRNHLPSLNEDELERVIFATWFKGTPFASHRRKSLVKIVVRNGIRLNPFRKSIIKIKNRYGRKLACLTFDDRLNLARLPGTLKYDTSKLGKHYIGKIINLLDSKSTTSVYNNTINSLNLLGLNTALNTSNQSYDSTMDDSSWVSVTESDKEVQDSKDKSLAQSLAGIVNNHLIHSFSLLGKDIFESLPNVSKQLINAKREGSVAPPPLVYIGNGYYKPSRIIKPCYAMSIDNLHRWYLMTRTPNNINAIIDNEEITNSLVSNVYYPFGNTDGPLSVDELGCDFSIQFVHPSIRKHLFTANDPSYFYLFQESISKSETSFLARALLSAERYRKKSKINEKELQTVENDNLNHEDPDSIWSLVTEMTDSNDHPKSMTMPYSDAFIGISMCPGGFFIPYHLGVLSLFSEHNVVNITTPLAGSSAGAIAAVSAGMGANFYQMMNITEGIIENLRLHGIKHRLNQALYQILSATMPSDSPEFLNNRIGSITCCCTLMTPIPKAMYTSEYYDKQDLIQCIVASSNIPMYSGKSPTVKFRGANCIDGLFSSRRCFGSPPTGSKRDIVISSFHALKFGIITGLNDCVSPHLAGLDSLIEQYLKLKSLQKRFLCIKYNLRSDYDEWKAFVQEAHMLYKRISDRCDDLDMERDIELQTHDLIVLTKHMSRGQIRLFKQVLQDSQMVIKLNLSYNVFMDFRNKIAGNPLTSDAIRQFVARFGLEEWLSLEIERLNGTKIMEELSLSETDPSQAQFTSVSVSEDNDSHVENEYYKGFDAYAGQIESIDCQVSNPYESVDEQYSKIDTLSKSESIATVASNLRRKIKKLRMIIKCISSFLCFVFPPNKLSYYYTNSCTMLSHEMSPSQIYNFALKGSSLEDVRQMFDQGRADAFRWIILEYILLENYLYQKLGTYNRELEGLNDRLIRLVGPSEFEAFSDLGQSINADATCKCETSIDCKRCKKGTSNKTYRRPLFNNSNKKHNRESNNILKEQINYINNVLGPPDDFEKIIGDGDCGKCDNASPDKYVTAKYEGEFKPSDIANNTPNRVTTEGSNHSQDKAAMDYLFKRQNCIIKQTIRLNILKDSDFMHILTHTGHWINSAESSCII, via the exons ATGAACCAAGAACTAACATCCCAAGAGGACAATGGATTGAGAAATCACTTACCCAGCTTGAATGAAGATGAACTGGAAAGGGTTATTTTCGCCACTTGGTTCAAAGGTACCCCTTTTGCCAGTCATCGCCGTAAATCATTGGTAAAAATAGTCGTGCGAAATGGTATCAGGCTCAATCCGTTCCGTAAAAGTATAATAAAGATTAAAAATCGATATGGAAGGAAACTTGCTTGCTTGACATTTGACGATAGGTTAAATTTAGCGCGTTTACCAGGCACATTAAAGTACGATACATCAAAACTTGGCAAACATTACATAggtaaaataatcaatctGCTAGACTCAAAATCCACCACTAGTGTTTACAATAACACTATTAACAGCCTCAATTTGTTAGGGTTAAATACCGCATTAAATACTTCGAATCAAAGTTACGATTCTACTATGGATGACTCGAGTTGGGTTAGTGTCACAGAAAGTGATAAAGAGGTACAGGATTCAAAAGACAAATCTCTAGCTCAATCACTAGCGGGTATTGTTAATAATCACTTGATCCACTCATTTTCGCTACTGGGCAAAGACATATTTGAATCCCTGCCCAACGTttcaaaacaattaattaacgCCAAAAGAGAGGGCTCTGTAGCCCCTCCCCCCCTAGTTTACATTGGCAATGGGTACTACAAACCGAGTAGGATAATAAAACCTTGCTATGCCATGTCTATCGATAATTTACATCGTTGGTATTTGATGACTAGAACACccaataatataaatgcaattattgACAATGAGGAAATAACCAATTCTCTAGTGTCCAATGTCTACTATCCTTTTGGGAATACTGATGGGCCCTTGTCTGTTGATGAACTGGGCTGCGACTTTTCAATCCAATTTGTACACCCCTCTATACGCAAACATTTGTTTACGGCTAATGATCCTTCCTACTTTTACTTGTTTCAGGAATCAATCAGTAAATCTGAAACTTCATTCTTAGCTAGAGCATTGTTATCCGCTGAAAGATACAGGAAGAAATCAAAGATAAACGAGAAAGAACTTCAAACAGTTGAGAACGATAATTTGAACCACGAGGATCCAGATTCCATTTGGTCTCTTGTAACCGAGATGACGGATTCAAATGACCACCCTAAAAGCATGACAATGCCCTACTCCGATGCCTTTATCGGTATTTCCATGTGCCCAGGTGGATTCTTCATCCCTTACCACCTGGGCGTTTTGTCATTATTCTCCGAACACAATGTTGTTAACATTACTACGCCCCTGGCTGGATCCTCAGCGGGAGCCATAGCTGCTGTATCTGCTGGTATGGGTGCAAACTTCTAccaaatgatgaatataacaGAGGGcattattgaaaatttgcgCCTCCATGGCATTAAACATCGCCTCAATCAGGCACTATATCAGATTTTAAGTGCTACAATGCCTTCTGATAGCCCGGAGTTTCTAAACAATCGAATTGGATCCATTACTTGTTGCTGTACATTAATGACCCCGATTCCCAAAGCTATGTACACTAGTGAATACTATGATAAACAGGATCTTATCCAGTGTATAGTTGCGAGTTCTAACATACCAATGTATTCTGGGAAATCTCCGACCGTCAAGTTTAGGGGAGCTAATTGTATTGACGGTCTGTTTAGCTCCAGACGATGTTTTGGTTCACCTCCTACGGGATCAAAGCGTGATATTGTG ATATCTTCATTCCATGCCCTAAAATTTGGAATCATCACGGGTCTCAACGATTGTGTTTCGCCTCATTTGGCAGGACTAGACAGCCTCATTGAGCAATATCTGAAGCTAAAGTCTCTGCAGAAAAGATTTCTGtgcataaaatataatttgcgTTCCGATTATGACGAATGGAAGGCCTTTGTACAAGAAGCACATATGTTATACAAACGCATTTCTGATAGATGCGACGATTTGGATATGGAGAGGGATATCGAGTTACAGACGCATGATCTGATCGTTTTGACTAAGCATATGTCACGCGGGCAAATTAGGCTGTTCAAACAAGTGTTACAGGACTCACAAATGGTAATCAAACTCAATTTGTCATATAACGTCTTTATGGACTTTAGGAATAAGATTGCAGGCAATCCACTCACTAGTGATGCAATTAGGCAGTTTGTAGCAAGATTCGGCCTAGAAGAGTGGCTATCACTTGAAATAGAGCGATTAAATGGGACTAAAATTATGGAAGAGTTATCATTGTCTGAAACTGACCCTTCTCAGGCCCAATTTACCTCCGTCTCTGTCTCTGAGGATAATGATTCACACGTTGAGAATGAATATTACAAGGGCTTTGATGCATACGCTGGACAAATCGAAAGCATTGATTGCCAAGTGTCCAATCCATATGAATCAGTGGATGAGCAGTATAGCAAAATTGATACTCTGAGTAAATCGGAATCGATCGCCACGGTCGCTAGCAATTTGAGACGGAAAATTAAGAAATTGAGGATGATTATCAAGTGTATATCAAGTTTTCTTTGTTTTGTGTTCCCACCTAATAAATTGAGCTATTACTACACCAATTCTTGTACAATGTTGTCTCATGAAATGTCACCTTCACAAATCTACAATTTCGCTTTAAAGGGCAGTTCTCTTGAG GATGTGCGTCAAATGTTTGACCAGGGTCGTGCTGACGCCTTCCGCTGGATAATCCTAGAATACATACTGCTCGAGAACTACTTATACCAGAAGCTGGGAACGTATAATCGCGAATTAGAGGGATTAAATGATCGACTGATCCGCCTAGTTGGTCCCAGCGAATTTGAAGCGTTCAGCGACCTGGGCCAATCCATAAATGCCGATGCGACTTGTAAGTGCGAGACTAGTATTGACTGCAAGCGGTGTAAGAAGGGCACTAGTAATAAGACTTACCGAAGGCCTTTGTTCAataattccaataaaaAACACAATAGGGAGTCTAACAATATTCTAAAGGagcaaattaattacataaataatgtacTGGGGCCACCCGATGACTTTGAGAAAATCATTGGGGATGGTGACTGTGGCAAATGTGACAATGCAAGTCCCGATAAATATGTCACAGCAAAATATGAAGGCGAATTTAAGCCATCAGATATAGCTAACAACACTCCTAATCGTGTCACTACTGAGGGTTCAAACCACAGCCAAGATAAGGCTGCCATGGACTATCTGTTTAAGAGACAGAACTGCATAATAAAGCAAACAATCCgactaaatattttaaaggACTCGGATTTTATGCATATATTGACTCACACGGGCCACTGGATAAATTCCGCTGAATCGTCTTGTATTATCTAG